One segment of Spiroplasma cantharicola DNA contains the following:
- a CDS encoding Pr6Pr family membrane protein has protein sequence MKFNKDFEFSLKVMILMVLVAFLAFDFVLQIYSPKKNLEGIPTLERLNIYYSFFTTQSNYAVVFYLAMAIFMKKIYNTKPPFSVELAMTVYISLTMIVFWFGLLASVDEMGAYYPSSWVSTSVLHIFIPSIMIGYFIFSCGDQYYSPRKYSKFSLPMNCLYPTGYLIFTMIRGELRYNFYSPEFYSRIYSPPSGNISSAFSGYDYFWNNIWSPENGVIDKTRHFTEQMWYPYWFLNIHQYELSYTVDGQKFIARESFGPQWLVISTFLFACLCITLIVVGLQFIYLRWNNGKFYRWHDIEGKLITREEHAYRIQKQKLKKVTIKNQAKMNLIHKKTEYKVFLKGIKVLEKNERKAKKRDYIKNKLLERKLKIASIKNSKLAEKNNKIQIKRWILSINYKDRAYVKDNLREAERYKKLVKNGVLIFKTKYVN, from the coding sequence ATGAAATTTAATAAAGATTTTGAATTTTCTTTAAAAGTAATGATACTAATGGTTTTAGTTGCTTTTTTAGCGTTCGATTTTGTTTTACAAATATATTCACCTAAAAAGAATCTTGAAGGGATTCCTACTTTAGAAAGATTAAATATATATTATTCATTTTTTACAACTCAATCAAATTATGCTGTAGTTTTCTATTTAGCAATGGCAATTTTTATGAAAAAAATATATAACACAAAACCGCCATTCTCAGTAGAATTAGCAATGACAGTATATATAAGTTTAACTATGATTGTTTTTTGATTTGGACTTCTTGCATCTGTTGATGAAATGGGTGCATATTATCCATCCAGTTGAGTTTCTACTAGTGTTCTACATATCTTTATTCCAAGTATTATGATTGGTTACTTTATTTTTTCTTGTGGAGATCAGTATTATTCTCCTAGAAAATATTCAAAATTCTCTTTACCAATGAATTGTTTATATCCAACAGGATATTTGATTTTTACAATGATAAGAGGAGAATTAAGATATAATTTTTATTCGCCTGAATTTTATTCAAGAATATATAGTCCACCAAGTGGCAATATTAGCTCAGCATTTTCTGGTTATGATTATTTTTGAAATAACATTTGAAGTCCTGAAAATGGTGTTATTGATAAAACAAGACACTTTACTGAGCAAATGTGATATCCATATTGATTTTTAAATATCCACCAATATGAATTATCATATACAGTTGATGGGCAAAAGTTTATTGCTAGAGAAAGCTTTGGCCCACAATGATTGGTTATATCTACTTTTTTATTTGCTTGTTTATGTATAACTTTAATAGTGGTGGGTTTACAATTTATTTATTTAAGATGAAATAATGGTAAATTTTATAGATGACATGATATTGAAGGAAAATTGATCACTAGAGAAGAACATGCATATCGTATCCAAAAACAGAAATTAAAAAAAGTAACTATTAAAAATCAAGCTAAAATGAATTTAATTCACAAAAAAACTGAATATAAAGTCTTTTTAAAAGGAATTAAAGTATTAGAGAAAAATGAAAGAAAAGCTAAAAAAAGAGATTATATTAAAAATAAACTTCTCGAACGTAAGTTAAAAATTGCCTCTATTAAAAATAGTAAATTAGCTGAAAAAAACAATAAAATTCAAATTAAAAGATGAATTTTGTCAATTAATTATAAAGACAGAGCCTATGTTAAAGATAATTTAAGAGAAGCAGAACGTTATAAAAAACTTGTAAAAAATGGAGTATTAATATTTAAAACTAAATATGTTAACTAA